The Vulpes vulpes isolate BD-2025 chromosome 1, VulVul3, whole genome shotgun sequence genome contains the following window.
GTCACCAATAGAATATGGCATAAGTGAGTGTGTGACTTGGACTCTTGAATTGctacggggtggggggggggtgtaggaTTCAATTACCATGTCATGAGAACACTCAAGAAATTCTATGGAGAGACCCTTTAGACAGAAGCCACTTGACAACTATATGAATAAGCCATCTTGTCAGTGGACCCTCCAACCCCAGTCACACTTCAGATGACTTCAGCCTTGTGAGATCCTGTTATGTGACTCATTCTGGCCAATGTGTGGTGAGAGGAAGTAGCTTCCAGCTCTGTTGGGCTGTGCATTCACTTGAGAGGTGTGAGACCCTCAGAAGTCCCTTCCTATATTTCATATTAGTGGCCAGCCATGTTGAAGATGGTGGCTGTTCTGTAGTCAGAGCCCCTGACGAGTGAATAGGAATGAAATGAGCAGCACCCTTGCCAACCCGTGACATACAGTTTGAACAGGATTAGTGTTTGCAGTCAATAAGGCAGTAAGCTTGTTACTGCAGTGGAACTGAGCCCACCTGGTCACATTCTCAGGTTTTCTCCAGGAAGAATTCTCTTGTGTTGAGTTTTAATGGAATGTTTTATTACACTTACCATATCACTTGGGTTTCTCTTTGGGTTGAATGTTTTTAGGTCTATCAAGGCGTGCTGATGGTTGGAGGTCATCCATGGCATATTGACCAGTGGTAGAATTTATCTCCTTCAACAATCCCCTTACATCTACCAAGGATTGATTTATCAATAATAGAATTTCTCTCCAGAATGAATGTTCTGGTTATGTGTAAAAGATTGAGCTGTCCTTGGGGATACCATTTTAGTTGGGTTTCCCTCCAGAGTAAATTCTGTGTggacagtaaaaaataaattaattaattaaaaatccatttttgcCTGAGGTCCCCATATTGGCCACGTGAGAGGAAGGAGACTCTCAACGTCTACTGAACAGCTTCCCATACTTGCCACATGGAACTGCTGTCTTTCTGGTATGAGCTCTCCAATGGGTGGGTGGCAGCTGCAGTCTTCCTTGTGCTACCCAGGGTATCTTCCAGCATGACTCTGTGATGTTTACTAgtataaaagaagttaaaatggaCCTTCAAAATACTGAGAATAGAACCATAGGGGTATGCGTTCTCATTTTTGCAGGACTTGCAAAGAGATTAGTGAATATCAACTTTGCAACTTTTAGCTCCTCTCCTAGGGTGGAATATGAAGCAGCCAGGAGAGCTGTGATTCTGAGGATTTCTGTTGAAAGAGTACTGAGTGACTGGGTCTTACcctgtgggggcagggcagggactcTTCTCCCTCACCTAAGACTGGGGAGGGCTTCAAGGAGACCACCTGGCTGGAGGACAGGCTGGGCGTCCCTCAAGAAGGATAGATATTCCAGAGCAGGATTTAAGCCCTCAGTGGGTGAATCCTGGATTAACCAGGACCTGGGTCTTTGTGGGGGCCATTGAGGGTGAAGGATACTATATGGTAAGTCTCCTTCAGGGTGGACTCCCTTGGGGCCGCTGAGGCTGGTTTTCTAGGCTGCCCCCTTTCTCTGTGGCTGCTTGAACTGAGAACTTTGAGCACTTCCCATCCTTGGGAACATTTTGGAAGTATACTGTGCCCAGGCCCTTAAAGATTCAAAGATAAGCCAAGccagctctgccctccctcccggAACTCTGGCTGGGCCACGTGGCCTCTCTGGGGCTCTTTGATACAGGCCAAGAACTGTCCCTCCTCTTCCAGTTAGGGCAAGGATCAAAGGGGGTGATTAAAGGTAGAATGCCCAgcgcagtgcctggcatatagtaagctcACCTAAAGTGCAGAGCTGTGGGAGTATCATTTTGGAACTAGTGTGGAGGATGGAGTGGGGAGGAAACTGGAATCACATATGTACATAACTATATATACTGCTCTGAAAGAACATGTTGCTTGTTCTAAGCCTCTGGTGGACTCCCTCTTATGTGGTGGCCATGGGGAATTGTGGCCACACATCTGGGTCCCCTCCTTGATTCTTCCAGGTAGCAGGAGATGGCATCCAGCTTGGAGTCCTCTGACAGATGAGGAGCACTGACTGGACCACCTTGCCTTGACATAGCACAATGAAGTCCCCACCTGCAATCACAAGGCCAAGGCTGCCAGGGAATCCCTCCTCCTTCCAACAGGAGCCTTCTCCAGTGACTAGAAGCAAcccaggggcagggcagaggcccTACCCACAAAGCCCATGGCCATCGGCCCCAGGAGGGTCATGAAGTATGCAGAGTCCCTCtccagaggcccagggaggccagaCGAGAGACAGGGCCAAGTTACACTAAAAGGTGTGCAAACACCCAGAGGCTACCAAGGGTTAATGAAGCCCCCTAGGAAGGTGCAGTGGGAGGCCCTGGGTTCAGATGTTACCTCTACCATTTTCTGACTGTGGCCCCGGGGAGTCACTCCCCACATCTCTGCTTCCCCACTTCCCAGCCCACCgcaggaggcagagcaggacTCCTGATAGCCCACAAAGCATCTGGGTCACATCAGTGCTCCATCCCTGTGTTTATTAGCGCTTCACCAAAACCCATTATTATGCACCCACTTGAAAGGGCCACATAAAACTTTGAGTCGGGGAAACCTGCAGATACAGGGAGTACCAAGTGAGATTTAAGAAAGACTACAACCGTGGCTCAGGTGTCTGGGAGAACAGCCCCCGCAGCCCGGAGCCATGCGAGGTCAGGAGGCCGCGTGCCGCTTCTGATGCTCCTTGAGGTTGGAGCGCTGGCTGAAGGCTCGGCCGCACTCGCCGCAGGTGTAGGGCCGCTCGCCCGTGTGTGTGCGCTGGTGGCGGACCAGACTGCAATTGCGCACGAAGGCCTTGCCGCAGTCTCGGCAGATGAAGGGCTTCTCGCCCGAATGCAGGCGCTCGTGCTGGCGCAGCTCGGAGCAGCCCCGGAAGGTCTTGCCGCACTCGGGGCAGCCATATGGCCGCTCGCCGGTGTGCGCGCGCTGGTGCTGCACCAGGCCCGAGCGGCCCTTGAAGGCTTTCTCGCACAGCGGGCAGGCATAGGGCTTGGCACTGCTGTGCGTTCGCTGGTGCCGGCTCAGGTTTGAGCGCTGGTTGAAGGCCTTGCCACACTCTGGGCACGCATAGGGTTTCTCGCCCGTGTGCACGCGCTGGTGTTCTACGAGGTGCGAGAACAGGCCAAAGGCCTTGGCGCACTCAGCGCACTCGTACGGCTTCTCCCCCACCACCGACACCTTTGGAGGGCCCTGAGTCCCCTCGCTGCAGTCCCCAAAGGGTGGGCACCCAAAGAGGAAAGACCTCTGTGCCAGGGGCAGGCTGTGGCGGTGGCGCTTGGCTGGGTGTGTCTTCTGGTGGCGGTAGAGACCCGAGCAACGCACAAAGGCCTTGCCACACTCAGCACACTCATAGGGTCGCTCCCCCGTGTGGATGCGCTCATGCTGCAGCAGGCTTGAGGTGCGCGTGAAGGCCTTACCACACTGGTCACAGACGTAGAGCCGCTGGGCCGGGGGGTCCCGGGCACTGCCACCAGGACCCGAAGCCTGGCCACAATGAGGACACATTAAGGGGCCTTCGGCTACCTGCTGCTGCTTGTTGTAGCCAAAGCGCTTTCCACACTGGCCACACAGGTGGGGCTCCTCTGCCATCTGCATCATTTCCTGCCGGGCCAGCAGGACCCTCCAGGGAAAGTCTTCCTCACTGCAATTGCAGGCCTGGGGCAGCTCCTCCAAGGGGTTCTGCTGAAGGAGGGTCATGTGCAGGCTCTTTGGGAAGGTCTGGGTGCCTGTGTGCCATCCACATGACCCATCCTTTGTGTGGCTCTCCCACAGCTGGGTCCTGGGGCAGCACCAGAGCAACACCTGGCCTTCACAGTGATCACACACCAGGGACTTCTCCTCAGGAGATGTTCTGTGATGCTGCACCAGGCAGCAGTTATGACTGGAGGCTTTGGCACCAACAGGGCACCAACAGGGGTCCTCCCCAGCATGTGGCCCCTGGGGAGTGACTAGGTCAGGGTCCTGACAGGAGGCCGGGCCATATGGCTCTTGTACCAGGGGTCCTGCTCCTGCACTCTGGAGGGTCCCTGGACTGGGGCTCACACCAAGGCCCCAGCTCCAGAACCGCCTGTCTTGGGGAGCTGTCTTGCCGCCTGCTGTCCTTTCATGTAGATCTCCCTCTTGAGAGTGGTATCTCTTGGCTGGGTCCTCTGCCAGGGGCCTTAGTTCCATCTTGGGCCTCTCCTCCTGGCCCCTCTTGGCTCCCTGGAGATCTGCCTTGGGAATGCCTCCCTGCCTGGAGTTCTGGGCCCGAGCCTCCATTCCTGGGGCCAGCCCCCAACACAGTGTCCTGGCTGTAGGATCTGGAAGAGCAGAGGAGAAATGGAGGTTGGCAGTTCtcaggaggggagtggggagaacTGCCAAAGAATGATGAccccatgggatccctgggtggcgcagcggtttggcgcctgcctttggcccggggcgcgatcctggagacccgggatcgaatcccacatcgggctcccggtgcatggagcctgcttctccctctgcctgtgtctctgcctctctctctctctctgtatgactatcataaataaataaaaaaattaaaaaaaaaaaaagaatgatgaccCCAGGACTGATGGAGTTGCCCCAGCTTTCCATAGcccaggaaagaagagaaggaatgaCATCAGGCAGTGAGAACCCGGGAGCTTCCTGCCCTGACTCCTGACCTCTGCCAGAGTCTAGGATGTCACTGAGGCCCCAGAGAGCATCACCCCTCCTCTTTTACCAGTTGTTGGAGCACCATCATCCCTGGTTTGGGACCTCAGCAGCCCTTCTCTTGAGCAAGACATACACTAACTGCTCAGCTGCCCACTCCCCAGAATCCCTTCTCCACTCCCAAGCACCAGCTTCCTGGCAGCATGCCCTTCTGACTCCCTGCCTTGATCTGGCCCAGCATCATTGCCTGCCATCAGCCAGGTCTTCTAGGAGTTGTGAGATGGGGCTCATCTGGCAGCAGAACTGAACACCAGAtctgcccctcctcacttctACCAAGTAACCTTGGTTCTCTACGGTCTGGCagcctcatctacaaaatgggtaTGATAGACGTAAACAGCTGACCTTGGGGGCCCTGATCATTCCAGCAACAATCAACACCAAGAGGGCCTGTTGCCTACTATTACTATTCCCAAATTCCACTGTGgctgttagttttctattgctgccgtaacaaattactacaaatttagtggcttaaggtaatggaaatttattatctcacaggtCTGGACAGAAGTCCTAAGGCAAGGTTTCAGCAGTGTtgcttccttctggaggctcaaaGGCAgggtgcctgcctgccttttccagcttctagatgCCACCTATTTTCCTTGTCTCATGGCCCTGTCTTCCATCTTCAGTGCCAGCATTGAAACATCAgactctgcctctcctgcctcttttttttttttttaaatattttatttatttatttatgagagacagagaggggcagagacacaggcagagggagaagcaggctccacgcagggaatctgacatgggacttgatcccgggtcttcaagATCATGgaaaaggcaggcactaaaccgctgagccacccgggctgccctctcctgcctcttcttaTACAAAGACACTGTGATTACATTTGGCCAACCATAAATAATCCAGTATAATCTTCCATATCAAGATCTACTATCCTACCTCATAGTCCCTTCTGCTGTGTgaagtaacatattcacaggttctacaGACTAGGACATGCACATCTTTTAGGGATGGTGAGGGGCATTATTCCGCCTATCACAGTGGCTTTTTCTGAGTTCTTCGTATGGTTTACTGGGAAAACACAGTATGAATCAAGATGCCACTGAGGTGAAACAAAACTGAATGTTTAgcctgcagggcacctgggtggctcagtggttgagtgtctgccttcaacttgggtcatggtcccagggttgtgggatcgagtcctgcactggactccctggggggagcctacctctccctctgcctgtgtctctgcctctctctgtgtgtctctcatgaataaattaaaaacatattttaaaaaaagaatgtttagcCTGCAATCTTGAAGGACACACAAGCAGCTCAGGACAGTCCCGTCTGGATGGAGGCTTACTTGGCAGGGCATAGCTAAAACCTGTAGAGCGGGCAGGGTGACTGATGTGTAGCAAACATACATGGAGGGGTCAGGCAGAGAAGGCCCACCTCATGGGTACAAATACAGAAAGGACTTGCATGCTATTAAGTTACTGATCAATGACAGTCACTAATAGATGACTGACCTATTAAAGAGCCCATGGTAAGAATGAGAATCCTTCCTATGTTCTTGTTCCTTCCAGAACCTGCCCAGCACAGCCTTTGGGGTATAAATATGTGACCACAGTAAGTCAACACCTTGCTGAGCACGAGGGCTCAGATTCTTGtccttttgctctgttttttctGTGGAAGGCAGATATTCCTTCACCAAATGTTCCAGaaattttgggcacctgggtagctcagtcagttaagcatctgatccttgatttcagctcaggtgatgatctcagggttttgagactgagtcctgtgtggggctctgcactgggtgtgaagcctgcttaggattctctctcccccatgtGCCTCCCCGCctttctccctcttaaaaaaaaaaaaaaaagttccagatATTTGAGTCTATTTAGTGAAACAGTTTTCACCCATTCTTGCTTGACCCACTGCCGCTTTTCTGCCATTTTTGCAAGTTTCTAACAAGTAGGTGCCCAGGGGCACCGGTGGCTTGAAATAACATGACtaggaattaaaaagaatcaggaaGCATTTAATCAAGTCTCTCTACAAGTTTTCAGCCAAAGACACATCAGAGCAACTGGGTGTGGTTCTTTT
Protein-coding sequences here:
- the ZNF837 gene encoding zinc finger protein 837 isoform X2: MEARAQNSRQGGIPKADLQGAKRGQEERPKMELRPLAEDPAKRYHSQEGDLHERTAGGKTAPQDRRFWSWGLGVSPSPGTLQSAGAGPLVQEPYGPASCQDPDLVTPQGPHAGEDPCWCPVGAKASSHNCCLVQHHRTSPEEKSLVCDHCEGQVLLWCCPRTQLWESHTKDGSCGWHTGTQTFPKSLHMTLLQQNPLEELPQACNCSEEDFPWRVLLARQEMMQMAEEPHLCGQCGKRFGYNKQQQVAEGPLMCPHCGQASGPGGSARDPPAQRLYVCDQCGKAFTRTSSLLQHERIHTGERPYECAECGKAFVRCSGLYRHQKTHPAKRHRHSLPLAQRSFLFGCPPFGDCSEGTQGPPKVSVVGEKPYECAECAKAFGLFSHLVEHQRVHTGEKPYACPECGKAFNQRSNLSRHQRTHSSAKPYACPLCEKAFKGRSGLVQHQRAHTGERPYGCPECGKTFRGCSELRQHERLHSGEKPFICRDCGKAFVRNCSLVRHQRTHTGERPYTCGECGRAFSQRSNLKEHQKRHAAS
- the ZNF837 gene encoding zinc finger protein 837 isoform X1, which gives rise to MSNEGRSQARAVHPVGPPHLPRISNPTARTLCWGLAPGMEARAQNSRQGGIPKADLQGAKRGQEERPKMELRPLAEDPAKRYHSQEGDLHERTAGGKTAPQDRRFWSWGLGVSPSPGTLQSAGAGPLVQEPYGPASCQDPDLVTPQGPHAGEDPCWCPVGAKASSHNCCLVQHHRTSPEEKSLVCDHCEGQVLLWCCPRTQLWESHTKDGSCGWHTGTQTFPKSLHMTLLQQNPLEELPQACNCSEEDFPWRVLLARQEMMQMAEEPHLCGQCGKRFGYNKQQQVAEGPLMCPHCGQASGPGGSARDPPAQRLYVCDQCGKAFTRTSSLLQHERIHTGERPYECAECGKAFVRCSGLYRHQKTHPAKRHRHSLPLAQRSFLFGCPPFGDCSEGTQGPPKVSVVGEKPYECAECAKAFGLFSHLVEHQRVHTGEKPYACPECGKAFNQRSNLSRHQRTHSSAKPYACPLCEKAFKGRSGLVQHQRAHTGERPYGCPECGKTFRGCSELRQHERLHSGEKPFICRDCGKAFVRNCSLVRHQRTHTGERPYTCGECGRAFSQRSNLKEHQKRHAAS